Proteins from a single region of Aureibacter tunicatorum:
- a CDS encoding SDR family NAD(P)-dependent oxidoreductase, translating to MIENIKPQYTVITGASQGLGKELAIACAKRGRSLIIISLPNERISQLALDISLKYNVKVHAYEADLTNSIQLGELIDWISSNFDIDMLINNAGMGGTLKFEEASENYISNIISLNITALVRLTRGLLPLLKLQQEAYILNISSVAAFGAMPFKTVYPASKAFVESFSLGLAEELTGTGVHVSVAHPGGMPTNPQMAERINKHNNILVKSTILSAQKVAEICMDKALRGERQIVPGFMNKVSRMFMKLCPDNLRLPLIRKNILNEITAS from the coding sequence ATGATAGAAAACATCAAACCCCAATATACCGTCATAACCGGCGCCAGCCAAGGACTTGGCAAGGAGCTTGCCATCGCCTGCGCAAAAAGAGGAAGATCGCTGATTATCATTTCGCTTCCCAATGAACGTATTTCCCAGTTAGCGCTTGACATCAGTCTCAAATACAATGTCAAAGTTCACGCCTACGAAGCTGACCTGACAAACAGCATACAGCTTGGCGAGTTGATCGATTGGATTTCTTCCAATTTTGACATAGACATGCTCATCAACAATGCCGGCATGGGAGGAACATTAAAATTCGAAGAAGCTTCAGAAAACTATATTAGCAATATCATCTCGCTTAATATTACGGCATTAGTCAGGCTTACAAGAGGATTGCTGCCTTTGCTAAAATTGCAGCAGGAAGCTTATATTTTGAATATTTCCAGCGTAGCGGCTTTTGGTGCTATGCCTTTTAAGACGGTTTATCCAGCTTCCAAAGCTTTTGTGGAGTCATTTTCTCTTGGCCTTGCCGAAGAATTAACGGGCACGGGCGTTCATGTAAGCGTTGCTCATCCGGGCGGCATGCCTACAAATCCACAAATGGCTGAACGAATCAATAAACACAACAATATTTTAGTGAAATCCACCATATTAAGCGCTCAAAAAGTAGCGGAAATATGCATGGATAAAGCTTTAAGAGGGGAAAGACAGATTGTACCCGGATTCATGAATAAAGTCAGTCGCATGTTCATGAAGCTATGCC
- a CDS encoding glycosyltransferase, producing the protein MGDSIQKQGVTKKKSTRRISKSNIAKTLLVEVAWEVCNQVGGIYTVIRSKTPVATKKWGENYCLVGPYVNHSNVSTHFEPLPLDEDKPFCKAVKTMREWGFDVHYGEWLVTGRPRVVLLNPDSVNDRLGEIKYDLWENHQIESPSEDNLLDELLAFSYLTEKFFEILATHEITNKNIIGHFHEWMVGLPILNIKRKNFKVSTVFTTHATLLGRYLAMNDPSFYDHLAFYDWHKEAVNFNIEAQVKIERYAAQATDVLTTVSEITGKECEALLGRVPDEILPNGFNIERFTALHEFQNLHQDYKEKIHQFVMAHFFQTYTFDLDNTLYFFTSGRFEYKNKGFDVTIEALAKLNYRLQQEGSDITIVMFFITKQPYHSINPAVLQSKAMIEELRTTTKMIQKQIGDRMFYAAASSDEYKLPSLNDFVDDYWKLRYRRTLQSWKTDKLPEIVTHNLKDDVNDPILNFLRVSNLVNHKEDRVKIVYHPDFINSTNPLFGMDYRQFVRGCHLGIFPSYYEPWGYTPLECMASGVPAVTSDLSGFGDYVEKNLPEFEDKGIYVNNRDHSSFEASADQLANKLYKFIKLTRKERIALRNKTEEASEFFDWRSLIHHYDKAYNLAIKKL; encoded by the coding sequence ATGGGAGACTCAATTCAGAAACAAGGAGTTACAAAGAAGAAAAGTACCAGAAGAATTTCAAAATCAAATATTGCCAAGACCTTGTTAGTTGAAGTGGCTTGGGAAGTTTGCAATCAAGTGGGGGGGATTTATACAGTTATACGTTCCAAAACTCCCGTGGCTACTAAAAAGTGGGGTGAGAACTATTGCCTTGTAGGACCATATGTGAATCATAGCAATGTGTCCACGCATTTTGAGCCTTTGCCTTTGGATGAGGATAAACCATTTTGCAAGGCTGTCAAAACCATGAGAGAATGGGGATTTGACGTGCATTATGGAGAGTGGTTGGTAACAGGCCGTCCAAGGGTTGTCTTGCTTAATCCCGATTCTGTCAATGACCGTCTTGGTGAAATCAAATATGATCTATGGGAGAACCATCAAATAGAATCTCCTTCTGAAGATAATTTATTGGATGAATTGTTGGCATTCAGCTACCTCACGGAAAAATTCTTTGAGATTTTGGCGACGCATGAAATTACCAACAAGAACATCATTGGCCATTTTCATGAATGGATGGTCGGATTGCCAATATTGAATATCAAACGCAAGAATTTTAAAGTTTCTACTGTTTTCACAACTCACGCGACATTGCTGGGTAGATATCTGGCGATGAATGATCCTTCGTTTTATGATCATTTGGCGTTTTATGATTGGCATAAAGAAGCTGTGAATTTTAACATTGAGGCGCAAGTCAAGATTGAAAGATACGCGGCTCAAGCCACGGATGTATTGACGACAGTGAGTGAAATCACTGGAAAGGAATGCGAAGCGTTATTAGGCAGAGTTCCTGATGAGATATTGCCAAATGGATTCAATATTGAGCGTTTCACTGCCTTGCACGAATTTCAAAATCTGCATCAGGATTACAAAGAAAAGATACATCAGTTTGTGATGGCTCACTTTTTCCAGACATATACTTTTGATCTGGATAATACATTGTATTTTTTCACTTCGGGAAGATTTGAATACAAGAACAAAGGTTTTGATGTCACTATTGAAGCTTTAGCGAAATTAAATTATAGGCTGCAACAAGAAGGCTCAGACATAACCATTGTCATGTTCTTCATTACTAAGCAACCCTATCACTCGATCAATCCAGCGGTGCTTCAGTCCAAGGCCATGATTGAAGAGCTAAGAACAACGACCAAAATGATTCAAAAGCAGATTGGCGATCGTATGTTCTATGCTGCGGCATCAAGCGACGAATACAAACTGCCTTCGCTTAATGATTTTGTCGATGATTATTGGAAGCTCAGATATCGAAGAACGTTGCAATCCTGGAAGACAGACAAGCTTCCTGAGATCGTCACGCATAACCTTAAGGATGATGTGAATGACCCAATTTTGAACTTCTTGCGAGTTTCTAATTTAGTCAATCATAAAGAAGATCGTGTAAAGATCGTTTATCACCCTGACTTCATCAATTCGACAAACCCGCTGTTTGGAATGGATTACAGACAGTTTGTGAGAGGATGTCATTTGGGCATTTTCCCAAGCTATTATGAGCCTTGGGGCTATACGCCTTTGGAATGCATGGCCAGTGGAGTTCCTGCTGTCACAAGTGACTTGTCAGGCTTTGGAGATTATGTAGAGAAGAACTTGCCGGAATTTGAAGATAAGGGCATCTATGTCAATAATAGGGATCATAGCTCATTTGAAGCTTCAGCCGACCAGTTGGCGAATAAGCTTTATAAATTTATCAAGTTGACGAGAAAAGAGAGAATTGCTCTGAGAAATAAGACAGAGGAGGCTTCAGAGTTCTTTGACTGGAGAAGCTTGATACATCATTATGACAAGGCGTATAATTTGGCGATCAAAAAATTATAG
- the frr gene encoding ribosome recycling factor has product MEEIELFLSDAEEQMQKAVSHTQNELGKIRAGKAMPSMLDGVKLDYYGTMSPISQVASINTPDARTIVIKPWEAKILSDIERAIINSDLGLNPQNDGEIIRLSIPPLTEERRKDLVKQVKSEGENGKIRIRRVRQDTNDSLKKLQKEGASEDAVKSAEDDVQKYTNSFIAQIDDLVAKKEEEIMTI; this is encoded by the coding sequence ATGGAAGAAATAGAACTTTTTTTATCTGATGCCGAAGAGCAAATGCAAAAGGCTGTAAGCCATACGCAAAATGAACTAGGAAAAATTAGAGCTGGAAAGGCTATGCCTAGCATGCTGGATGGCGTCAAGCTGGATTATTACGGCACGATGAGTCCTATCAGCCAGGTGGCTTCAATCAACACTCCTGATGCGAGAACGATTGTAATCAAGCCTTGGGAAGCTAAGATTTTGTCTGATATCGAAAGAGCAATCATCAACAGCGACTTGGGACTTAATCCTCAGAATGATGGCGAGATCATTCGCTTGTCGATTCCTCCATTGACTGAAGAGCGCAGAAAAGACTTGGTGAAGCAAGTAAAGTCTGAAGGCGAAAATGGCAAAATACGAATTAGAAGAGTTAGACAAGACACTAACGATTCGTTGAAAAAATTGCAAAAAGAAGGTGCTTCGGAGGATGCTGTTAAATCAGCGGAGGACGATGTTCAAAAATATACAAATTCTTTTATAGCTCAAATCGACGATTTAGTAGCTAAAAAAGAAGAAGAAATAATGACTATTTAA
- a CDS encoding GNAT family N-acetyltransferase produces the protein MDYNIRKINDKELVEAQTIARRTIRHSYTAFFSEETINMFIDSGAADEEFVKHFEHCYVLANEKEILGFCIFYENFIDLMMIDSNIHGKGLGTTLLQFAESKIAEEGYERMRLETFLENKQAVSFYLKSGWSIIKSQKEEGLNLERITLEKSTV, from the coding sequence ATGGATTATAACATAAGAAAAATAAACGATAAAGAATTAGTCGAAGCGCAAACGATAGCCAGAAGAACGATTCGACATAGTTATACAGCTTTCTTTTCCGAAGAGACCATCAATATGTTTATTGATAGCGGAGCCGCTGACGAGGAATTTGTCAAGCATTTCGAACATTGCTATGTATTGGCAAATGAAAAGGAAATTCTTGGCTTTTGTATATTTTATGAGAACTTCATTGATTTGATGATGATTGATTCCAATATACACGGAAAAGGACTGGGAACAACTCTTTTGCAATTTGCCGAAAGTAAAATCGCTGAAGAAGGATATGAGCGAATGCGACTGGAAACATTTTTGGAAAACAAGCAAGCTGTTAGCTTTTATTTGAAAAGTGGCTGGAGCATTATCAAATCCCAAAAAGAAGAAGGATTAAATCTTGAAAGAATAACTTTGGAGAAGTCAACTGTCTAA
- the rsgA gene encoding ribosome small subunit-dependent GTPase A — protein MENQAYIYNFKNIMSSSGWSKEEIAQVIAVHKDRYEILTPDAEISAELAGNLRFSAQSSLDMPAVGDWVKIVPMNDDHAIILEIFKRKTILRRQSVGSSSNDQVIAANADSGIIAMSVGQDFNLRRIDRYLTICYDGDLEPIVLLTKTDLLEEQDVLKLSSQIQERHPQAQVISVSINKIETLHTLQNSMAKNRTYCFMGSSGVGKSTLINWLASNSLMKTSEISASHGKGRHTTTYRRLMYLQDGFAIVDTPGMREVGVTDGDRSIDATFEQIASLAEGCKYSNCTHTNEDGCAVSEAIENGELEEELLYSYQKLKREQNHYSQTVWEKRKSQKDFGKMIKRVQNQKKRFK, from the coding sequence ATGGAAAACCAAGCATATATATACAATTTTAAAAATATCATGAGCAGTTCTGGGTGGTCAAAAGAGGAGATCGCTCAAGTCATTGCTGTGCATAAAGATCGATATGAAATTCTTACACCGGATGCTGAAATATCAGCTGAGTTAGCGGGTAATTTGAGGTTTTCGGCTCAAAGTTCTTTGGACATGCCCGCTGTGGGAGATTGGGTCAAGATTGTTCCAATGAATGATGATCATGCTATTATCTTAGAAATATTCAAACGAAAAACAATCTTGCGAAGACAATCAGTAGGAAGCTCAAGTAATGATCAAGTCATAGCGGCTAATGCTGACAGCGGAATCATAGCCATGTCTGTAGGACAAGACTTCAATTTAAGACGAATCGATAGATATTTAACCATATGTTATGATGGAGATTTAGAGCCCATAGTCCTTTTGACAAAGACTGATTTATTGGAAGAGCAAGATGTTTTAAAACTATCATCGCAAATTCAAGAACGACATCCTCAAGCACAAGTGATCTCTGTAAGCATAAATAAGATTGAGACATTGCACACGCTACAAAACTCAATGGCTAAAAACCGAACGTATTGTTTTATGGGCTCCTCAGGCGTAGGAAAATCGACTTTGATCAATTGGTTGGCAAGCAATAGTCTTATGAAAACATCCGAGATCAGTGCTAGCCATGGCAAAGGCAGGCATACTACTACATATAGGCGGTTAATGTACTTGCAAGATGGGTTTGCTATCGTTGACACTCCCGGAATGCGGGAGGTAGGCGTTACGGATGGAGATCGTTCAATTGACGCCACTTTTGAGCAAATCGCTTCATTGGCAGAAGGATGTAAATATTCCAACTGCACGCATACCAATGAAGATGGATGCGCTGTCTCAGAGGCGATAGAAAATGGAGAACTTGAAGAAGAGCTTCTTTACAGTTATCAAAAACTCAAACGGGAGCAAAACCATTATTCGCAGACTGTCTGGGAAAAAAGAAAGAGTCAAAAGGATTTTGGAAAAATGATCAAGAGAGTTCAAAATCAAAAGAAACGATTCAAATAA